In one window of Tachypleus tridentatus isolate NWPU-2018 chromosome 2, ASM421037v1, whole genome shotgun sequence DNA:
- the LOC143240480 gene encoding peroxisome assembly protein 12-like: MAEFGAHIITFVGEKPSIFELLAQDSFARGLRTAAKYFIRVLVENNPAKYGFYLHHFEELYLIGDLLVQYLHLKTCGASFAEHFYGLQRMPLKPDVSTQSQKQKTSLSKKQIRISLFCLAIAPYIKTKLDKLFKTLHEKWTSARSQKKDVKEKVEFLYLRIYPFFHFIFECLLSHYIIMYAVGRCSYHSPFVRFSETELRTLTSENRNIRSWEEFPHCITAGLAGALSMGLSVGAFFLQFLEWWYNQDNTPPSLAPLPTPTPPRKVSASFVQLDDVMFAHSSLVNLLQFQQVHCGSLMDCNLQILP, translated from the exons ATGGCAGAATTTGGAGCTCATATAATAACTTTTGTAGGTGAAAAACCATCCATATTTGAATTATTAGCACAAGACAGTTTTGCAAGAGGACTAAGAACcgcagcaaaatattttattcgt GTCTTAGTAGAAAACAATCCTGCAAAATATGGATTTTATCTACACCATTTTGAAGAATTGTATCTCATTGGTGACTTGCTTGTGCAGTATCTGCATTTAAAAACTTGTG GGGCATCCTTTGCTGAACACTTCTATGGGCTACAGAGAATGCCTTTGAAACCTGATGTTTCAACACAGAGTCAAAAGCAGAAAACATCGCTCTCAAAAAAGCAGATTAGAATTTCCTTGTTTTGCTTGGCCATTGCACCGTACATTAAGACAAAATtagataaactgtttaaaacactaCATGAAAAATGGACAAGTGCAAGGTCACAAAAAAAGGAT GTAAAAGAAAAAGTGGAGTTTCTTTACCTTCGTATTTACCCTTTTTTCCACTTTATATTTGAGTGTTTGCTCTCTCATTATATCATAATGTATGCAGTTGGAAGATGTTCCTATCACTCCCCATTTGTGCGGTTCTCTGAAACAGAACTACGGACTTTAACAAGTGAAAACCGAAACATAAGGAG ttgggAAGAATTCCCTCACTGCATCACTGCAGGTTTAGCTGGTGCACTGTCTATGGGTTTGTCAGTTGGAGCATTCTTCCTCCAGTTTCTTGAATGGTGGTACAATCAGGACAACACCCCACCAAGTCTAGCTCCTCTTCCAACACCAAcacctccaagaaaa gtCTCTGCCAGCTTTGTACAATTGGATGATGTAATGTTTGCCCATTCTTCCCTGGTAAATTTGCTCCAGTTCCAACAGGTTCATTGTGGATCATTGATGGACTGCAATCTTCAAATTTTGCCATAA